The following proteins come from a genomic window of Synechococcus sp. BIOS-E4-1:
- a CDS encoding CCA tRNA nucleotidyltransferase gives MTSEPVVALPGNTSDLVSVLLACIRTERKGRLALVGGAVRDALLHQVNRDPHQELLDIDFVFEGSCFDLAQRLQQMLGRERLSHLQLHQNFGTAELQIDGLSIDLARARTEIYPAPGLNPLVEPGSLEKDLARRDFTVNAMAVLLQPDGRRLLMDPHGGQEHLVKRQLAFLHEGSVKDDPTRVIRAARYGARLGFRLAPEALSQLKSTLTEWPWTWRHGDPVAAVPPALGTRLRMELDLLLDQEPWPEALGLLQEWTAMPLLDPWLQCDSRLKRRLGWAVRLGLPAMAAFVAAASDPVALARRLQIPEQQQRWLEELIELRSWLLQEVISHPWAEWTALDWTQRIEAGRWSAEAVALAVLDNPPCRRSLLCWWGRWRHVVSPISARELMAEGLRPGPELGEALRQARAQLLAGMR, from the coding sequence ATGACTTCAGAGCCTGTTGTTGCTCTGCCTGGAAATACATCGGATCTCGTCAGTGTTCTTTTGGCGTGTATCCGCACTGAACGGAAGGGGCGGCTGGCTCTTGTGGGTGGGGCGGTCCGCGATGCGCTGTTGCATCAAGTGAATCGAGATCCTCACCAGGAATTGCTGGATATTGATTTTGTGTTTGAAGGTTCCTGTTTTGATCTCGCTCAGAGGCTCCAGCAGATGCTGGGGCGCGAGCGTTTGTCGCACCTTCAACTTCATCAGAATTTTGGGACCGCAGAGTTGCAGATCGACGGTTTGTCGATCGATTTGGCTCGTGCACGGACGGAGATCTATCCGGCCCCCGGGCTTAATCCACTGGTTGAGCCCGGTTCCCTTGAGAAGGATCTAGCTCGTCGCGACTTCACCGTGAATGCCATGGCGGTGCTGCTGCAGCCTGATGGCCGTCGGTTGCTGATGGATCCTCACGGTGGCCAGGAGCATCTGGTCAAGCGGCAACTTGCTTTCCTGCATGAAGGCAGCGTCAAGGATGATCCCACCAGAGTGATCCGAGCCGCACGCTATGGCGCACGTCTGGGCTTTCGTCTTGCGCCCGAGGCACTGAGTCAGCTGAAGTCCACCCTGACGGAATGGCCCTGGACCTGGCGACACGGCGACCCTGTGGCTGCTGTTCCGCCGGCTCTGGGAACCCGGTTGCGCATGGAACTGGATCTTCTGCTGGACCAGGAACCATGGCCTGAGGCTCTGGGACTTCTTCAGGAATGGACTGCCATGCCGTTGCTGGATCCCTGGTTGCAATGTGACTCAAGGCTGAAGCGGCGTCTGGGTTGGGCCGTGCGTCTGGGCCTTCCAGCCATGGCTGCTTTTGTAGCTGCAGCGTCTGATCCCGTCGCTCTGGCTCGGCGCCTGCAGATTCCTGAGCAGCAGCAGCGTTGGCTGGAGGAGTTGATCGAGCTGCGGTCCTGGCTGTTACAGGAGGTGATCTCGCATCCCTGGGCTGAATGGACTGCCTTGGATTGGACCCAAAGAATCGAGGCCGGTCGCTGGTCCGCTGAGGCGGTTGCGCTTGCCGTGCTCGACAACCCTCCATGCCGTCGATCGCTGCTGTGCTGGTGGGGGCGCTGGCGACATGTCGTCTCTCCGATCAGTGCCAGGGAGTTGATGGCTGAGGGCTTGCGTCCCGGTCCTGAACTGGGGGAGGCCTTGCGTCAGGCGCGTGCGCAGCTTCTGGCGGGAATGCGTTGA
- a CDS encoding HAD family hydrolase: MQRLLREWNWYRQRSPLAALELLVMDVDGVLTDGGLWFDAQGELQKRFDVRDGLGLRLLQQQGLQLAFLSGGQGGATEVRARQLDIQHCLVGIKDKPPALMHLQQQLGVSKARTAFLGDDLNDLALRDSVGLLIAPLDACRPLRHQADAVLHRPGGHGAVRELAERILQARGDWNALRKNGWRDRND, translated from the coding sequence ATGCAACGACTGCTGCGCGAGTGGAACTGGTACCGGCAACGCAGCCCACTGGCTGCACTGGAACTGCTGGTGATGGATGTGGATGGTGTCCTCACCGATGGTGGGCTCTGGTTCGATGCACAAGGGGAACTGCAGAAGCGATTCGATGTACGCGATGGTCTGGGCCTGCGTCTGCTGCAGCAACAAGGCCTGCAGCTGGCGTTCCTCAGCGGCGGCCAGGGCGGAGCCACCGAAGTACGGGCTCGCCAGCTGGATATCCAGCACTGCCTGGTGGGCATCAAGGACAAACCACCAGCACTCATGCACCTGCAGCAGCAACTGGGAGTGAGCAAGGCGCGCACCGCATTCCTGGGAGACGATCTCAATGACCTTGCGCTGCGCGACAGCGTTGGCTTGCTGATCGCACCCCTTGACGCCTGTCGTCCTCTGCGTCATCAGGCCGACGCCGTGCTCCACCGCCCCGGTGGACACGGCGCCGTGCGCGAGCTGGCGGAACGAATCCTGCAGGCCCGTGGAGACTGGAATGCTCTGCGCAAAAACGGTTGGAGAGATCGCAACGACTGA
- a CDS encoding SIS domain-containing protein: MSALTRCLQEEAAAIAAASERLSAVQVEGALNLLERCADRKAKLVITGVGKSGIVARKIAATFSSIGLMALYLNPLDALHGDLGVVAPDDVCLLLSNSGETAELLELMPHLRRRGTARIALVGSAHSSLAHGSDVVLEASVDREVCPLNLAPTASTAVAMAIGDALAAVWMEKRGISPADFAINHPAGSLGKQLTMTVADLMVPVSNLQPISPDTPLPEVISRLTQGAIGSSWVEDPQTPRRLLGLITDGDLRRALRDHGPERWPNLSAQDLMTSDPITVSTDLLAVDAIKRMEHNRRKPISVLPVVDQQDLLLGLLRLHDLVQAGLA; encoded by the coding sequence GTGTCCGCACTCACCCGCTGTCTTCAGGAAGAGGCGGCTGCCATTGCCGCGGCTTCGGAGCGCCTGAGTGCCGTCCAGGTTGAGGGAGCCTTAAACCTGCTGGAGCGTTGTGCCGACCGCAAGGCAAAGCTGGTGATCACCGGTGTTGGCAAGAGCGGGATCGTGGCACGAAAGATCGCCGCGACTTTTTCGTCGATCGGGCTCATGGCCCTCTACCTCAACCCCCTGGATGCGCTCCATGGCGACCTGGGAGTCGTTGCCCCGGATGATGTCTGTTTACTGCTTTCAAACAGTGGCGAAACCGCTGAATTACTGGAACTGATGCCACATCTGAGGCGACGAGGCACTGCGCGCATTGCCCTGGTGGGCAGTGCTCATTCTTCTCTGGCCCATGGCAGCGATGTGGTGCTGGAGGCGTCCGTGGATCGAGAGGTGTGCCCTCTGAACCTGGCTCCAACCGCCAGCACGGCCGTCGCCATGGCCATCGGCGATGCCCTGGCAGCCGTCTGGATGGAAAAGCGAGGCATCTCACCAGCCGATTTCGCCATCAATCATCCAGCCGGATCACTCGGCAAGCAGCTCACCATGACCGTGGCCGATCTGATGGTGCCGGTGTCGAACCTGCAACCGATCAGCCCAGACACTCCTCTACCTGAAGTGATCAGCCGACTCACCCAGGGAGCCATCGGCAGCAGTTGGGTGGAGGATCCGCAAACTCCCAGACGCCTTTTAGGCCTGATCACCGATGGCGATCTGCGTCGGGCGCTACGCGACCACGGCCCTGAACGCTGGCCGAATCTCAGCGCTCAAGATCTGATGACCTCTGACCCGATCACCGTCTCCACCGACCTGCTGGCGGTTGATGCCATCAAACGCATGGAGCACAACCGGCGCAAACCAATCTCGGTGCTGCCAGTGGTGGACCAGCAAGACTTGCTGCTCGGCCTGCTGCGTCTGCATGACCTGGTGCAGGCGGGGCTCGCCTGA
- a CDS encoding O-antigen ligase, with protein MTGLTERLTSPWLDLLLPLSLSGLLWERSGNPAGMVLILAIWCGLKFLRWLPVEPVYGVLVGVLVVSLSAVIHPISGSAPTDLIVVLLAFAAGLKQSKDQWRVGLWLILATVIVSLPFVEFDRFNSNLTAIPWSVVRDVLPQEAVRIQRITINRTGYLYGLFALVGYGLFVSEIRPWLSRLAAVVAMLSFVLALGAASRAAFLFPLAAVIVTELCWRNRQWVARRARSLAAFVLVLSLLFNLALYWPGSPIVAEEPSDVGRAQVAQCFVSQSLSSLPDLLMGQGYDRVSDHCAKKVFLPGRSSGIPHAHNVFLHALADQGLVALILMLMAVWLVFQRLFLGLAGEAESLCRTGLACALFILAASLVESTLLKTSLQQVISGYLLAIAWVAPTPSKQENFRTIG; from the coding sequence TTGACAGGACTGACTGAACGACTGACTTCTCCCTGGCTGGATCTCTTGCTTCCCCTTTCGCTCTCAGGGCTGCTGTGGGAGCGAAGTGGAAATCCAGCCGGGATGGTCTTGATCCTGGCGATCTGGTGTGGGCTCAAATTTCTGCGCTGGCTGCCGGTGGAGCCGGTGTATGGCGTGTTGGTCGGCGTGCTGGTTGTCAGCCTCAGTGCCGTCATTCATCCGATCAGCGGGTCTGCCCCCACAGATCTCATTGTGGTGTTGCTGGCCTTCGCGGCTGGCCTGAAGCAGTCCAAAGATCAGTGGAGAGTTGGACTCTGGTTGATCCTGGCCACGGTGATCGTTTCGCTGCCCTTTGTGGAATTCGATCGGTTCAACAGCAATCTCACCGCCATCCCCTGGTCCGTCGTGCGGGACGTTTTGCCACAGGAGGCGGTTCGGATCCAAAGGATCACGATCAATCGCACCGGGTATCTCTATGGATTGTTCGCCTTAGTTGGATACGGTCTTTTTGTGAGTGAAATCCGTCCCTGGCTGTCGCGATTGGCTGCGGTTGTCGCGATGTTGAGTTTCGTTCTGGCTCTGGGAGCGGCATCACGTGCGGCCTTTCTGTTTCCCCTCGCAGCAGTGATCGTCACTGAACTGTGCTGGCGGAATCGACAATGGGTTGCGAGGCGTGCCAGATCATTGGCAGCGTTTGTTTTGGTTCTGTCTTTGCTGTTCAACCTGGCTTTGTATTGGCCAGGAAGTCCGATTGTCGCTGAAGAGCCGAGCGATGTTGGGCGTGCACAGGTGGCTCAGTGTTTTGTGAGCCAATCGCTAAGTTCTCTGCCTGATTTATTGATGGGACAGGGTTATGACCGGGTCTCCGATCACTGCGCCAAGAAAGTGTTTCTCCCCGGTCGCTCCAGCGGTATTCCCCATGCTCACAACGTGTTCCTGCATGCCCTGGCCGATCAGGGATTGGTGGCTCTGATCTTGATGCTCATGGCGGTGTGGCTGGTGTTTCAGCGTCTGTTTCTGGGTCTGGCAGGAGAGGCTGAATCACTCTGCAGGACAGGTCTGGCCTGTGCTTTGTTCATTCTGGCTGCCTCATTGGTGGAGTCCACGCTGCTGAAAACATCTCTCCAGCAAGTGATCAGCGGTTACTTGCTGGCGATTGCCTGGGTGGCTCCAACGCCGTCGAAACAGGAGAACTTCCGTACCATCGGCTGA